CAACACAGTTTTCATCACGAGAAACCGAGCAACAGGCTCATTCGTAGCGTGAGCTACGATTCGCCATCGGATACTTGGGTCATCATACCGACTGAAGATGTGTTATCCCACGGTGTCGATACCACCCGCATCAGCCAAATTCTCTATGAAGCTCACGCCCTGGGGCTCCATGACGAGCAAGCCCTCACCCGGCAGTTGACCTGCTATGCGTTGGGTTCACAGCCCACTGACACCGAGTGGAGCCTCAAGGGTTACCGCAACAGCCTCACAAAAAACGCCATCGAACACTATAGCGAAAGTTGCAACTAATGATGAGAACGACAGCCTATAAAAAACGAGCCCTGGCTTTGGTGCTATTCGGTACCGTGTCACTGTCCATAACAGCATGTAGCAACGACGCTGCACTTGCCGATTATCTCGATGCACAGCGCCCAACAGTTGATTCACCAGCAGATTCGGGATCATTAAGCGTCCCGCTTAGCGACATCTACAGCGTGCAATGGTCTGAGTTTGCTATTGCTTGTCCGGGTGCGATCCCTGGTTTTGCTGCACATATTCACACCCCGACCAGCGCGCTTGTGCTCAAAGCTCGCAACAATGAGGATGCAACGAGAGCCATTGAATTCGATCGAACTAGCACGCTGGATCTCTGTGCTATCACCGATAGCGCTGTTGATCTTAAATTTCGGCCACTAGATACTGCGCTAAACTTCCACTACAACACCGATTCTGCAGTGTGGGAGCTTACGCCGTTTGATTAAAAAGCCCACACACAGACACGGATAATATCCCCCGTAGTAGCTGAAACAAGCTGCTGCGGGGGATATTTTTTTAACGTCGTTGCTGGCTACGACGCAGTAACGCCTGCCGGCAACAAGCCCCATGAATCGACATGATTACTGGGTGAAAAGTACCACTGCGTTGCGCAACGATGACAGTTAATGATCATGCGTTCATCGTCATGCTCCTCAACATAGCCATATCCACATGGACAGACATAGGTTGCGGCGTAATCATCATCGAACATAGATCTAGCTGCTCGCACCGTTCGTACAGGTGAGGTGTCTTTATGCGACAGGTAATAATCTCGCACAGCCTCGTATGCTGAGTCATAGATACCAGGGCTCGCACCCACATGACGGAAAATCTCTAAGAAATCTTCTGGATGAGCAGCCATTCCATGATCGCTGTCACTCACGCCGGCACAGTAATCAGCTGAAATATCGCCTACCACCGTGTCATCACTAGCCCGCACAACCATCCACTCATGAAACGGCTTCGGCGCTGTATCTGCCTCTGGTTCGATCCATTTCTCTGCGATAAGCTCACCTGCTGCAGCACGATGAAGGCCGGTTCGCAGAAACTCATAACCCGCTGGCCTGTAATGATGCGCTTTCGGGCGCAAACTATCGTCCATTCGAGCAACCATCATGCGCACATAACGGTGCTCTAGCACGTCGATGCCGACATACACATTCGGACCGCTGTGATCATCATGATCAACAAGCGGTATGCCGAGAGCTGCAGCAACCCAGATAATCTGACCATTACTGACATAATCAAGATGTGGGGCGAGGAAATTCTCAGCGGTATGCTTGAGCGAATAGCTATGAACACCAGAGTCTGGGTCATTGAGCTCAGACACGGTATCAAACATGCGCAGAAATTCAGCGACCATCGCAAGCTCAACATAGTCTGTTTTACCGTTGAAACGCCATGTCTCGGCATAGTCATTTTGACGCACACCATTACCGCTGTGCAACGGTGCAACGCTGTGCTTATTTTCGATACCGATCAGCTCATGATTTTTCAGCGTTGCAATCAAATGTCGCGCACTCATGCGTGACCCCAAGATGCCTTGGGCCATCGGTGACATCATTTGTCGCAATGCTGCTGTGTAGGTGCAACCGGTAAATGCCGACCATGCTTTCGCATCTTGTTGCTGCGAGCGACTTGGGCGCCGCGTGATCGCAGTATGCTGCATGGAATTTTCAACCGCGGACATATCAATCTCACTTTTCTGGGCTTGGATAACCCACGCCTACCAGCCCTGAAAGAGACGAAATATCACAGCGGGAAAGGATTTTTAGATTCTGAATTCCGCATGAATCGGTTGTCCTTCGATGCCGTTATCGCGTGGGGATATACGACTCGGAGAATGGAGGATCAGGCCACCACTGTCCTTTATTATAGCACGCATACCGCGTTAATCTATAGATATTGATTAATCTATTCTCCACCCAACGCAGCCCGGAAATATGCTGTGAACATCTCCAGCATCATGATGACAAAGGGTGTTCCATCGCTGTAATTAAGCGGATTCTGCGTCACGGAAAAGGCTTTATAATACGTGCGCTCATTGCTGAATATGGCTTGGGACACCATCATGGCGCCAGCAGCAGAGAGACTTCTGCGCATTTGCACACTAAGCAGATAGCGACCGAGCCGACCATTTCCATCATAAAAAGGATGAATCGCCTCGAATAAATAGTGACTCATCACCGCTGTGGCTATATCTTCTGCGCTACGACGGAGCTCTAATTCGATAAAAGCATCCACACCAGTGATGATCTCTGACTCTGAGGAGAAGCCTGCATGGGCAACGTGGCCGGCACCTGTCACAACATGAACGGGGTGAGATCTGAACAATTCCCCATCAAGTACAGCATCAGAATCCACTAATTCGCCCTGTGATTGACTGCCGGCAGTAGCGAAAAAGTCGTTATAAAGACCGCGCATCTGCTGCACGGAACCAGGAAATAATGCAGCAGCGCCGGCTGATGTCACCTCAAGTAAGCGCACATAGTAGCGATACATAGCCAACTCCGACAGCGCGGATGGGATGGCGACACCCTCAACACTGTTACTCGCAACGACTTCTGAGCCGGCGAGATCATGCAATTTCTGGGCTTTAAACTGCTGCGCCAGCTGTGTGTCGAGCTGCTGCAGCTCTGAAACTAGTACCTCGACCTCTGCATCAACGACACAAAACAGCGGAAAACCACGCACCAGCACGCCGGTATGAACTGAGTTCTCGTTAGTGAGCCGCTCACAATAAGTAGTTTCTAAGAGTTCCCGAGCCTGTGTGTGATGGGCTGCATGGAAAACTTTGCTTAACGGTCGATACTGCATAGTCCCTATTGTCCCCTATTGGTCAATAACAAGGCGATTAGCTGGCAATTAAAAAGCACCATAATCGACTACGGCAGGACTATTAAGTGTCAATTGAATAGTTCCGTAACTGTCTTTTTAATAATCTCCAAGAATAAGCGCCTACAAAGACACAATTGTCTCGACAGTTAATCGTGCCGAAATGGGTTGTTAAAAGACAACGTACTAAATGACCGCAACATAACTATTAAGTGTCAATTACAAAGGGCCATAGTAAACAGTTAATTGCGGTCCCCAACAAGTACTGAAATAAGTCGATTATATGTCAATTGAATTGTTACTTAATAACACTCGCTACACACAGTAATCAGCAGGACTACTAAGTATCCATTATGTGTCAATTATCTGGAACCTTTAATGGCTTTGAAAAGGCACTATCCTATTGGCTCTTAGCGGTCGATTACATAGCAATTATATCAAGACTTTAAAGTAACTCATTCTACCGCACACTAAAAGGTCGATTAACTAACAATTCAATTGATCGTTAAAAAGCCTTTATCTTTCGGATTGCGAGTAAATACTTAATCGACCTTTAATAGTGAGCTAATTGGCTTTTAAAGGCCAACACATTGGATCATTTTTAAAAGGCTTTTAAGTGTCGATTAAATTGTCTTGTTACTGGCTTTCACAAGGCTCTTAAGAAACACTCCCCTATTG
Above is a genomic segment from Corynebacterium suranareeae containing:
- a CDS encoding Fic family protein; this translates as MQYRPLSKVFHAAHHTQARELLETTYCERLTNENSVHTGVLVRGFPLFCVVDAEVEVLVSELQQLDTQLAQQFKAQKLHDLAGSEVVASNSVEGVAIPSALSELAMYRYYVRLLEVTSAGAAALFPGSVQQMRGLYNDFFATAGSQSQGELVDSDAVLDGELFRSHPVHVVTGAGHVAHAGFSSESEIITGVDAFIELELRRSAEDIATAVMSHYLFEAIHPFYDGNGRLGRYLLSVQMRRSLSAAGAMMVSQAIFSNERTYYKAFSVTQNPLNYSDGTPFVIMMLEMFTAYFRAALGGE